The Flavobacteriales bacterium genome has a segment encoding these proteins:
- a CDS encoding polysaccharide deacetylase family protein codes for MYVVKTPKILKRTYPKYVWDIPTVEKVIYLTFDDGPTPTITDWVLDELKKYHAKATFFCIGKNVVENQVLFNRIVGEGHAVGNHTYNHLNGWENKPYTYLKNVLQCQQVFHSTLFRPPYGKLTRQQAKAIGKHYDIIMWDVLSADFDANNTVEKCYENVIKNTKKGSIIVFHDSKKAEKNLRYVLPKVLANFAEQGYQFKSIK; via the coding sequence ATGTACGTAGTTAAAACACCTAAAATTCTAAAACGAACCTATCCAAAATACGTTTGGGATATTCCTACAGTAGAAAAAGTAATTTATTTAACATTTGATGATGGTCCAACGCCAACAATAACCGATTGGGTGTTGGATGAATTAAAAAAGTACCATGCTAAAGCTACTTTCTTTTGTATTGGTAAAAACGTAGTTGAAAACCAAGTGTTGTTTAATCGAATTGTTGGCGAAGGACATGCCGTAGGCAATCACACCTATAACCATTTAAACGGTTGGGAAAACAAACCGTATACGTATTTAAAAAATGTGTTGCAATGTCAACAAGTGTTCCATTCAACATTGTTCCGACCTCCTTATGGTAAACTTACTAGGCAACAAGCCAAAGCAATTGGTAAACATTATGATATTATTATGTGGGATGTATTGAGTGCCGATTTTGACGCTAACAATACCGTTGAAAAGTGTTACGAAAACGTGATTAAAAACACTAAAAAAGGTTCAATCATTGTTTTTCACGACAGTAAAAAAGCAGAGAAAAATTTAAGATATGTTTTGCCTAAAGTATTGGCTAATTTTGCTGAGCAAGGCTATCAGTTTAAATCAATTAAATAA
- a CDS encoding DUF2892 domain-containing protein, producing MKKNMGNIDRIVRIILAIAFSVAYFTKAVEGTLGYVLLGLGAIFLITSIISFCPLYTIFGINTCKK from the coding sequence ATGAAAAAAAATATGGGTAACATCGACAGAATTGTTAGAATTATTTTAGCAATCGCATTTTCAGTAGCATACTTTACCAAAGCTGTTGAAGGTACATTAGGGTATGTGTTGTTAGGTTTAGGAGCAATATTTTTAATAACGAGTATTATTAGTTTTTGCCCGCTTTACACCATTTTTGGCATCAATACTTGCAAAAAATAA
- the purN gene encoding phosphoribosylglycinamide formyltransferase: MTKRIAIFASGSGSNAENIHQYFGSNKTVEIASILTNNPNAKVIERANRLNIDCKVFDRTSFYNTSEIVDYLKAKQIDLVVLAGFLWMIPENLIKAYPNKIINIHPALLPKYGGKGMYGDNVHKAVIENKEAGSGITIHFVNEKYDEGKIIFQAKCTILPTDNYEDLANKIHALEYEHFPKIVEQVLKDL, encoded by the coding sequence ATGACAAAACGAATAGCCATATTTGCATCAGGGAGTGGTTCTAACGCTGAAAATATTCATCAATATTTTGGCTCTAATAAAACTGTTGAAATTGCTTCTATTTTAACCAACAACCCTAATGCAAAGGTTATTGAACGTGCTAACCGATTAAACATTGACTGCAAAGTCTTTGACCGAACAAGCTTTTATAACACATCAGAAATTGTAGATTATTTAAAAGCTAAACAAATTGACTTGGTGGTATTGGCTGGTTTTTTATGGATGATTCCTGAAAACTTAATCAAGGCATATCCTAATAAAATCATCAACATTCACCCAGCTTTATTGCCCAAATATGGTGGAAAAGGCATGTATGGCGACAACGTACATAAAGCTGTTATAGAAAACAAAGAAGCTGGATCGGGTATTACGATTCACTTTGTAAATGAAAAGTACGACGAAGGTAAAATTATCTTCCAAGCAAAATGTACTATTTTACCAACCGATAATTACGAAGATTTAGCCAACAAAATTCATGCTTTAGAGTATGAACACTTTCCTAAAATAGTAGAACAAGTTTTAAAAGATTTGTAA
- a CDS encoding nitroreductase family protein — protein sequence MAEKFIPYQRKEYSPEEQLKRSQEYFLWSNERRTVREFSDRPVDIKVIENIIKAASTAPSGANKQPWTFCVVSSPEMKKKIREAAEIEEKENYSGRMSERWIKDLEHFDTNWEKPFLETAPYLIVVCKRAYEMEEGEKVNNYYVTESVGLAAGMLLSAIHHAGLVSLTHTPSPMNFLTKVLNRPENERPFLLIPVGYAAENAKVPNIGRKELNEVMIKYE from the coding sequence ATGGCAGAGAAATTTATTCCTTACCAAAGAAAAGAGTACTCACCCGAAGAACAATTAAAAAGAAGCCAAGAGTATTTTTTGTGGTCGAACGAAAGAAGAACTGTTCGAGAGTTTTCTGATAGACCAGTTGATATTAAAGTAATAGAAAACATTATAAAAGCAGCATCAACAGCTCCTTCAGGAGCAAACAAACAACCTTGGACGTTTTGTGTGGTATCGAGCCCAGAAATGAAGAAAAAAATACGCGAAGCTGCTGAAATTGAAGAAAAAGAAAATTATTCGGGACGAATGAGTGAGCGTTGGATAAAGGATTTAGAGCACTTTGATACCAATTGGGAAAAACCTTTTTTGGAAACAGCTCCATACCTAATAGTGGTGTGTAAAAGAGCTTACGAAATGGAAGAAGGAGAAAAGGTAAACAACTATTACGTAACAGAATCGGTAGGGTTGGCAGCAGGAATGTTGTTAAGTGCCATCCATCATGCAGGATTGGTTTCGTTAACACACACGCCAAGTCCAATGAATTTTTTAACAAAAGTGTTAAATAGACCCGAAAATGAGCGTCCATTTTTACTTATTCCCGTTGGATATGCTGCCGAAAATGCAAAAGTTCCTAATATTGGTCGTAAAGAACTGAATGAAGTGATGATTAAGTACGAATAA
- a CDS encoding acyl carrier protein, with protein sequence MSDIKGRVVSIIVDKLGVDEKEVTAEASFTNDLGADSLDTVELIMEFEKEFNIAIPDDQAEKIATVGDAVKYIESNAK encoded by the coding sequence ATGTCAGATATTAAAGGAAGAGTAGTATCAATCATCGTTGACAAATTAGGCGTTGATGAAAAAGAAGTAACAGCTGAAGCTAGTTTTACAAACGATTTAGGAGCAGATTCTCTTGATACTGTGGAATTAATTATGGAATTCGAAAAAGAATTTAACATTGCTATTCCAGACGATCAGGCAGAAAAAATTGCTACTGTTGGAGATGCTGTAAAATACATCGAAAGCAACGCAAAGTAA
- the fabF gene encoding beta-ketoacyl-ACP synthase II — protein MELKRVVVTGIGAITPLGKTFPETWENLKNGVSGCAPITRFDASKFKTQFACEVKDYNAEDYFDRKEGRKIDPYTQFALIAAREAVKDANLDVQKLNLDRIGVIWGSGIGGLKTFQDEVTGFAQGDGTPRFNPFFIPKMIADIASGMISMEYGFRGPNFTTVAACASSTNALIDAFNYIRLGKADVFVSGGSEASIAEAGMGGFNAMHALSTRNDSPETASRPFDKERDGFVMGEGGVSVILEEYNYAIKRGAKIYAEVVGGGMSADAHHMTAPHPEGLGAKNVMISALDDAGLKPEDIDYINVHGTSTPLGDIAESQAIMNVFGDHAFKLNISSTKSMTGHLLGAAGALEAVATLMAVKEDIVPPTINHFTDDEAFDPRLNFTFNKAQKREVRAALSNTFGFGGHNASVVFKKYKG, from the coding sequence ATGGAATTAAAAAGAGTTGTTGTTACAGGGATTGGAGCTATCACTCCACTTGGAAAAACATTTCCTGAAACATGGGAAAATTTGAAGAATGGCGTGAGCGGTTGTGCTCCAATTACAAGATTTGATGCTTCAAAATTTAAGACTCAGTTCGCCTGCGAAGTAAAAGACTATAATGCTGAAGACTATTTTGACAGAAAAGAAGGTCGTAAAATTGACCCATATACTCAGTTTGCACTTATCGCTGCTCGAGAAGCAGTTAAAGATGCGAACCTTGACGTGCAAAAGTTAAATTTAGACCGAATTGGAGTGATTTGGGGTTCAGGTATTGGAGGTTTAAAAACCTTTCAAGATGAAGTAACTGGCTTTGCTCAAGGCGATGGTACTCCTCGATTTAATCCATTCTTTATTCCTAAAATGATTGCTGATATTGCATCAGGAATGATTTCGATGGAATATGGTTTTAGAGGGCCTAACTTTACTACAGTTGCTGCTTGTGCCTCATCTACTAATGCTTTAATTGATGCATTTAACTACATCAGATTAGGCAAGGCAGATGTTTTTGTTTCGGGTGGTTCAGAAGCTTCTATTGCAGAAGCAGGTATGGGTGGTTTTAATGCCATGCATGCACTTTCAACAAGAAACGATTCACCAGAAACAGCTTCTCGTCCGTTTGATAAAGAACGTGATGGATTTGTGATGGGTGAAGGTGGAGTTTCGGTAATATTAGAAGAATACAATTACGCCATAAAAAGAGGGGCTAAAATTTATGCTGAAGTAGTTGGTGGTGGAATGTCTGCCGATGCTCATCACATGACAGCTCCACATCCAGAAGGCTTAGGTGCTAAAAATGTAATGATTTCGGCATTGGATGATGCTGGGTTAAAACCTGAAGATATTGATTACATCAATGTACACGGAACATCTACTCCGTTGGGAGATATTGCAGAATCGCAAGCCATTATGAATGTGTTTGGCGACCACGCATTTAAATTAAACATCAGTTCAACAAAATCAATGACAGGGCATTTATTGGGTGCTGCTGGTGCTTTAGAAGCAGTAGCAACATTAATGGCTGTTAAAGAAGATATTGTACCTCCAACCATTAACCATTTTACTGATGATGAAGCTTTTGACCCAAGGTTAAACTTCACTTTTAACAAAGCTCAAAAACGCGAAGTTAGAGCAGCGTTAAGTAATACTTTTGGTTTTGGTGGTCATAATGCATCGGTGGTATTTAAAAAATACAAAGGGTAA
- the rnc gene encoding ribonuclease III → MALKIFRKKSEYAFKLERILGFKPDRISLYEQAFTHKSMLLGTEKQAYESNERLEFLGDSILGTITSVYIFKKFPFKDEGFLTQLRSKLVSRQFLNNLAYKIGIDTFVQSNIDRESKTIMGDALEALIGAIYLDKGFKKTEKFVLQQLFEHHVVIEDVLDKETDFKSRTIEYAQKGKHKIEFETEELGEVNKRFYKTKLFIDNQLVGVGEAANKKTSEQIACEQFFKEREN, encoded by the coding sequence ATGGCACTAAAAATTTTTCGTAAAAAATCTGAGTATGCGTTCAAACTTGAACGCATACTCGGTTTTAAACCCGACCGAATTTCGTTGTATGAACAAGCTTTTACCCACAAATCGATGTTGTTGGGAACCGAAAAACAAGCTTACGAAAGCAATGAACGATTAGAGTTTCTGGGTGATTCAATTCTTGGTACAATTACTTCAGTTTATATTTTTAAAAAATTTCCGTTTAAGGATGAAGGATTTTTAACGCAGTTGCGTTCTAAATTAGTGAGTCGTCAATTTTTAAATAATTTAGCCTATAAAATTGGTATTGACACCTTTGTTCAGTCGAATATAGATAGAGAATCCAAAACCATCATGGGCGACGCTCTAGAAGCTTTAATTGGAGCTATCTATTTGGATAAAGGATTTAAAAAAACGGAAAAATTTGTTTTGCAACAATTGTTTGAGCACCATGTGGTTATTGAAGATGTGTTGGATAAAGAAACAGACTTTAAAAGTAGAACCATTGAGTATGCTCAAAAAGGTAAACACAAAATTGAGTTTGAAACTGAAGAATTAGGCGAAGTAAACAAGAGGTTTTATAAAACTAAATTGTTTATCGACAATCAATTGGTTGGAGTGGGTGAAGCGGCTAACAAAAAAACCTCCGAGCAAATTGCTTGCGAGCAGTTTTTTAAAGAGAGAGAGAACTAA
- a CDS encoding 1-acyl-sn-glycerol-3-phosphate acyltransferase — MKKTREILGGLWKIYAALWFTGLLVILYPVYKIWLKKEKNFRKAMMLLKWHTRLLMVVTGIKLIVKNRHLMDKNKAYIITPNHTSYADILILYHIVPNYFVFLGKEELKKIPLFNIFFKDMNIGVNRKSATSGKLALERCGRELDKGNSVVLFPEGTIPKSCPELGKFKLGAFKLAIEKQIPVVPITFLSNYRRLEMSGLFSGKAGPGMAKAIIHEPIPTVGLTEADLIPLSEKVFDIINKEVEKHNKKKS, encoded by the coding sequence ATGAAAAAAACAAGAGAAATATTAGGTGGCTTATGGAAAATTTATGCTGCCCTTTGGTTTACAGGTTTACTCGTTATTTTATATCCAGTTTATAAAATATGGTTAAAGAAAGAAAAAAACTTCCGTAAAGCCATGATGCTTTTAAAATGGCATACTCGTTTATTAATGGTTGTTACCGGGATTAAGCTGATTGTTAAAAATCGTCATTTAATGGATAAAAACAAAGCTTACATTATTACTCCCAACCATACTTCTTATGCTGATATTTTAATTTTATATCATATCGTTCCCAATTATTTTGTGTTTTTAGGAAAAGAAGAATTGAAAAAAATTCCGCTGTTCAACATCTTTTTTAAAGACATGAACATTGGCGTAAATAGAAAAAGTGCAACATCAGGAAAACTTGCCCTAGAACGTTGTGGGAGGGAGTTAGACAAAGGAAATTCTGTTGTGTTGTTTCCAGAAGGTACTATACCTAAATCTTGTCCTGAACTTGGGAAATTCAAATTAGGCGCATTTAAATTAGCCATAGAAAAACAAATACCTGTTGTGCCCATCACTTTTTTAAGTAATTATAGAAGATTGGAAATGAGTGGTTTGTTTTCAGGTAAAGCGGGTCCAGGAATGGCAAAAGCCATTATTCACGAACCCATTCCAACAGTAGGGTTAACTGAGGCTGATTTAATTCCTTTATCAGAAAAAGTGTTTGATATTATTAATAAAGAAGTTGAGAAACACAACAAGAAAAAATCTTAG
- the trpS gene encoding tryptophan--tRNA ligase: MARILTGVQSTGTPHLGNLLGAILPAIEMANDPKNDAFLFIADLHSLTQIKDAKTLRENTNNTAAVWLACGLNPASTVFYRQSDVAEVAELSWYLSCFFPYQRLMLAHSFKDKADRLEDINAGLFTYPMLMAADILLYDAELVPVGKDQLQHLEMARDVANRFNHQMGDTLVPPQAKIQEDTMLIPGTDGDKMSKSKNNTINIFLSDKELKKQIMGIETDSTPLEEPKNPDTCNVFALYKLVAKPEQTEELRKKYLAGNFGYGHAKTALFELLLERFSKEREKFNYYTQNLPELEKELQIGAEKARKVAQPVLQRVREKLGY; encoded by the coding sequence ATGGCAAGAATTTTAACAGGAGTACAAAGTACAGGAACTCCACATTTAGGAAATTTATTAGGGGCAATTTTGCCTGCAATAGAAATGGCAAACGATCCTAAAAACGACGCTTTTCTGTTTATTGCAGATTTGCACTCGTTAACACAAATTAAGGATGCAAAAACCTTACGTGAAAACACCAACAATACTGCTGCAGTTTGGTTAGCTTGCGGATTAAATCCTGCTTCAACAGTTTTTTATCGCCAATCTGATGTCGCTGAAGTTGCAGAATTATCGTGGTATTTGAGTTGTTTTTTCCCTTACCAACGACTAATGTTAGCTCATTCGTTTAAAGATAAAGCAGACAGACTAGAAGATATTAATGCTGGACTATTTACTTATCCCATGTTAATGGCTGCTGATATCTTATTGTACGATGCTGAATTGGTTCCTGTAGGAAAAGATCAATTACAACATTTAGAAATGGCTAGAGATGTCGCTAATCGATTTAATCACCAAATGGGAGATACCTTGGTGCCGCCACAAGCCAAAATACAGGAAGATACCATGTTGATACCTGGAACTGATGGGGATAAAATGAGTAAATCGAAAAACAATACCATTAATATTTTCTTGTCGGACAAAGAGTTGAAAAAGCAAATAATGGGAATAGAAACCGATAGCACACCACTTGAAGAACCAAAAAATCCAGACACATGTAATGTATTTGCGTTGTATAAATTGGTTGCTAAACCAGAACAAACAGAAGAATTGAGAAAAAAATATTTAGCTGGAAACTTTGGTTATGGTCATGCAAAAACGGCCTTGTTTGAATTGTTGTTAGAACGTTTTTCAAAAGAACGAGAGAAGTTTAATTATTATACACAAAACTTACCTGAACTAGAAAAAGAATTACAAATTGGAGCAGAAAAAGCAAGAAAAGTGGCTCAACCTGTTTTGCAACGAGTGAGAGAAAAGTTGGGGTATTAA
- a CDS encoding NYN domain-containing protein, which translates to MQIENKNYERVIVYIDGFNLYFGIREAGFDNCRWLNLKVLIENLLQSNQKLVQIKYFTSRVSNNLDKQKRQSTYIDAIETIDVKVIYGNYQDGSEECKRCGNIWRTAKEKMTDVNIATSMIIDAYKDEFDMAMLISGDSDLVPPIKSIHENFKNKRVFIAFPPKRHNSSMALVAKGSMTIGRKKLVDSQFDEEVISKTGFKLKIPSTWR; encoded by the coding sequence ATGCAAATAGAAAATAAAAATTATGAACGTGTAATTGTTTATATTGATGGCTTTAATCTTTATTTTGGAATACGAGAGGCAGGATTCGATAATTGTAGATGGTTAAATTTAAAAGTGTTGATAGAGAATTTATTACAATCCAATCAAAAACTTGTTCAAATAAAATATTTTACCAGTAGAGTAAGTAATAATTTAGACAAACAAAAAAGGCAATCCACTTATATTGATGCTATAGAGACAATTGATGTAAAGGTGATTTATGGAAATTATCAGGATGGATCTGAAGAATGTAAACGATGTGGAAATATTTGGCGAACTGCTAAAGAAAAGATGACTGATGTTAATATTGCAACATCAATGATTATAGATGCTTACAAAGATGAGTTTGATATGGCAATGTTAATTTCAGGAGATAGTGATTTAGTTCCTCCGATTAAGTCTATTCATGAGAATTTTAAAAATAAAAGAGTGTTTATTGCATTTCCTCCCAAAAGACATAATTCATCAATGGCGTTAGTTGCAAAAGGATCGATGACTATTGGACGCAAGAAACTTGTTGATAGTCAATTTGATGAAGAAGTAATTAGTAAGACTGGATTTAAATTAAAAATACCTAGTACTTGGCGATAG
- a CDS encoding M42 family metallopeptidase, with product MSKYKTLKELIAIDSPSGYTDNASKYIFDLLKSYGYQPEYTNKGAVKCALGKKPTLAIAAHVDTLGAIVSGIKPNGTLSFSLLGGLSLTGAEGEYVKIITHNNKTFTGTILLNNPSVHANNEKEKTDRTIKSMHIRLDEEVYSKEDVSKLGIEVGDIICVDVKYQELKSGFIKSRFLDNKAGCYVLFELARRLKEQKKEVPVEIFFSNYEEVGHGGTVGYSETIEELLVIDMGVLGDDCQGNEVSCSICAKDSSGPYDYNFRKKLVDLAQKNKIPYKVDVYPFYGSDGSAALRAGNDFRVALIGMGVAASHGTERTHVKGIEATIDLCLAYIND from the coding sequence ATGAGCAAATACAAAACATTAAAAGAACTCATTGCAATTGATTCTCCATCGGGTTACACCGATAATGCTTCTAAATATATTTTCGATTTATTAAAAAGTTACGGATATCAGCCAGAATACACCAATAAAGGTGCTGTTAAATGTGCGTTAGGTAAAAAACCTACACTAGCCATTGCTGCCCACGTTGATACTTTAGGTGCTATCGTTTCGGGTATAAAACCAAACGGAACATTATCTTTTTCACTATTAGGAGGTTTATCGTTAACAGGTGCAGAGGGTGAATATGTTAAAATTATTACGCACAACAATAAAACCTTTACGGGTACTATTTTATTGAACAACCCTTCAGTACATGCTAACAACGAAAAAGAAAAAACCGACCGTACCATAAAAAGTATGCACATTCGCCTAGACGAAGAAGTCTATTCTAAGGAAGATGTAAGCAAACTGGGTATTGAAGTGGGCGATATTATTTGTGTTGATGTTAAATACCAAGAGTTAAAAAGTGGTTTCATTAAATCTCGTTTCTTAGACAATAAAGCGGGTTGCTATGTATTGTTTGAATTGGCTCGCCGATTAAAAGAACAAAAGAAAGAAGTGCCAGTAGAAATTTTCTTTTCAAACTACGAAGAAGTTGGGCACGGTGGAACAGTTGGTTACTCTGAAACCATTGAAGAATTGTTGGTTATAGACATGGGTGTCTTGGGAGATGATTGCCAAGGGAACGAAGTAAGTTGCTCCATTTGTGCAAAAGACAGCTCTGGTCCTTACGATTATAATTTTAGAAAAAAACTGGTTGATTTAGCACAAAAAAACAAAATACCGTACAAAGTTGACGTTTACCCTTTTTATGGCTCTGATGGTTCTGCTGCTTTACGTGCAGGAAACGATTTTAGAGTAGCATTAATCGGTATGGGTGTTGCAGCATCACATGGTACAGAACGAACACATGTTAAAGGTATAGAAGCCACTATTGATTTGTGTTTGGCTTATATCAATGATTGA
- a CDS encoding GIY-YIG nuclease family protein, translated as MQHNYFVYVLTNINKTVIYTGVTNDLKRRLFEHQEKVKSLAFTSKYNCCYLIYFERFQNVNHAIEQEKRIKGWSRNKKEQLINSFNPNWDFLNDKID; from the coding sequence ATGCAACATAATTATTTTGTTTATGTTCTTACAAACATCAATAAAACTGTAATTTATACTGGGGTTACAAATGATTTGAAAAGACGATTATTTGAACATCAGGAAAAAGTAAAAAGCCTAGCTTTTACTTCAAAATACAACTGTTGTTATTTGATTTATTTTGAACGATTTCAAAATGTGAATCATGCAATTGAACAAGAGAAAAGAATAAAAGGGTGGTCGAGAAATAAAAAAGAGCAATTGATAAATTCATTTAATCCCAATTGGGATTTCTTAAATGATAAGATAGATTAA
- a CDS encoding aspartate-semialdehyde dehydrogenase, with translation MKVAVVGATGMVGNVMLKVLAERNFPITELIPVASEKSVGKEVEYQGKKYKIVGLQTAVDMKADIAIFSAGGGTSLDWAPKFAEAGTTVIDNSSAWRMNPNNKLIVPEINAHELTASDKIIANPNCSTIQMVMVLNPLHKKYKVKRVIVSTYQSITGTGVKAVEQLKNEQAGVKGEMAYPYPIDKNCLPQCDVFTDNGYTKEEMKLVNEPKKIMGDDSLRITATAVRVPVVGGHSETVNIEFENDFDLSDVRKILHETPGVTLQDNPDTNTYPMPIYAADKDDVFVGRIRRDESNPNTLNLWIVADNLRKGAATNAIQIGEYLIKNKLV, from the coding sequence ATGAAAGTTGCAGTTGTAGGCGCTACCGGAATGGTAGGCAATGTTATGCTAAAAGTTTTAGCAGAAAGAAATTTTCCGATAACAGAATTAATTCCTGTTGCATCAGAAAAATCAGTAGGAAAAGAAGTGGAATACCAAGGTAAGAAGTATAAGATTGTTGGTTTACAAACTGCTGTTGACATGAAAGCTGATATCGCTATATTTTCAGCTGGTGGCGGAACATCGTTAGATTGGGCTCCAAAATTCGCTGAAGCTGGAACAACTGTTATAGATAACTCTTCGGCTTGGAGAATGAACCCCAACAACAAGTTAATTGTTCCTGAAATTAATGCGCACGAATTAACTGCATCTGATAAAATTATTGCCAACCCAAATTGTTCAACCATACAAATGGTAATGGTATTGAATCCTTTACACAAAAAATATAAAGTAAAACGAGTAATTGTTTCTACTTACCAATCAATTACTGGTACTGGCGTAAAAGCTGTTGAGCAACTAAAAAACGAACAAGCAGGAGTAAAAGGCGAAATGGCTTACCCTTACCCGATTGATAAAAACTGTTTGCCACAATGCGACGTGTTTACAGACAACGGTTATACCAAAGAAGAAATGAAGTTGGTAAACGAACCTAAAAAAATTATGGGTGACGACAGTTTAAGAATTACTGCAACCGCCGTTCGTGTTCCTGTTGTTGGAGGGCATTCAGAAACGGTAAATATTGAATTCGAAAACGATTTTGATTTGTCGGATGTTCGTAAAATTTTACACGAAACTCCAGGAGTAACTTTGCAAGATAATCCCGACACCAATACTTACCCAATGCCTATTTATGCTGCTGATAAAGACGATGTTTTTGTTGGTCGTATTCGTAGAGATGAATCAAATCCAAATACCTTAAATTTATGGATTGTTGCAGATAATTTACGCAAAGGAGCAGCCACCAACGCTATACAAATTGGCGAATATTTAATTAAAAACAAACTGGTTTAG
- a CDS encoding TatD family hydrolase — MIFTDTHTHLYSEQFDEDRTAMIQKAISAGVERIFLPNIDSSSIVGMLALQQQFPTNCFAMMGLHPTSVKENYLEELQIIEQHLNQQKFCAIGEIGIDLYWDKTFLPQQQDAFRTQINWAKERNLPFVIHCRDSFNEIFEILDELNDEKMRGIFHCFTGDLSQANKVIAYGGFKLGIGGVVTFKNSGLEEVFKHIDIKHLVLETDSPYLAPVPYRGKRNETSYIVNIAEKLSDIYQLPIEDVAKITTQNSIEVFGF, encoded by the coding sequence ATGATTTTTACTGATACCCATACTCATTTATATAGCGAACAATTTGATGAGGATAGAACAGCAATGATTCAAAAAGCTATTAGTGCTGGAGTAGAGAGGATTTTTTTGCCAAACATTGATAGCTCTTCTATAGTTGGAATGTTGGCTTTACAACAACAATTTCCAACAAATTGTTTTGCCATGATGGGTTTGCATCCAACATCGGTTAAAGAAAATTATTTAGAAGAGCTCCAAATTATTGAACAACACTTAAATCAGCAAAAATTTTGTGCCATTGGCGAAATTGGTATTGATTTGTACTGGGACAAAACTTTTTTACCCCAACAACAAGATGCTTTCCGAACCCAAATTAATTGGGCAAAAGAAAGAAACTTGCCATTCGTTATTCATTGCAGAGATTCGTTTAACGAGATTTTTGAGATTTTAGATGAACTAAACGACGAAAAAATGCGAGGTATTTTTCATTGCTTTACTGGTGATTTATCACAAGCAAATAAAGTGATTGCTTACGGAGGGTTTAAGCTTGGAATAGGAGGGGTAGTTACCTTTAAAAATTCTGGGTTGGAAGAGGTATTCAAACATATTGATATCAAACACTTGGTTTTAGAAACCGACTCTCCCTATTTAGCACCAGTTCCTTATCGTGGAAAACGTAATGAAACGAGCTACATTGTTAATATTGCCGAAAAACTTTCTGACATTTATCAACTACCAATTGAAGATGTGGCAAAAATTACCACTCAAAATTCTATTGAAGTGTTTGGTTTTTAA